The nucleotide sequence TGGTTTGGTCGCAGAAGCCAATACTGCTTCCATTTCGGCTTCACGAATAATGTGCAAAGTGGGATACGGAGCGCGGTTAGTGAAGTGGCTCATATCCGCTTCATCTTCACCCTCAAACAGGTACAGCGGATGGAAGGTTGCCAGCTGTAATATTCCTTCATAACCCAGCTGATACAGCAGGTTGTCGCAGATACCCACCCAATTCCAGTACTCATCAAAATCGTGCAGTACCTCAGGGGTTACAAACAATGCCGTAGGAAGTTGTTGCGGATCCGCCTCAGCAACCCGTTGCAGCAGGTGCATAAACTCAGCGGTAACGGTTTCAAGATCGGAGCTGTGGCTGACGTCAATCAGCAAGGTGTCGAACACGGGGTGAGCGAAGGGACAGAGCCCTTCGCCAATCACCAGCTGCTTTACCCACTCACGAGTCAGCAGCTGGGCATCAGTACTTATTGTACTGCCTCTTTCAGAGCCTTACCGGCTTTGAATGCAGGTACTTTCGCCGCAGGAATGGTGATTGGCTCACCAGTCTGTGGGTTTTTGCCCTGACGCTCTTTACGGTCGCGTACTTCAAAAGTACCAAAACCGATCAGGCTTACGGAATCGCCTTCGCTCAGTGCTTTGGCAATCTGATCAGTAATCGCGTTGATTACTTCAGATGCTTTTTCTTTGCTCAGATCAGCTTGTTCAGCAATGGCCGCAGCCAGTTCTGGTTTACGCATGGAATAAATCCTTATTGTATTGGATAACATCCCCGGCAAAACTCCGGGGTCAATATCGTGTAAATAACAAACAACGGAATTAAGAGTGCTGATAAAACCACACACTCGACTCTCTGACTGGCTTTAACAACCTGCCCTATGGCATCAGGGGAGCCAATTCTTTGTTGAGCGCTACTTTATTCATAACCTTGGCTCCGGTCAAAGCATACCCGAGCAATTTGCCCTCAGAATTGCGAAATTCTGCCTGAACATCGCTTCCTTGCGCATCAATTGACCAGTTTCCGTCACTATTGGCCGCAACTGGAGCGACCGCTACCGGAACTACCGGAGTTTTGACAGTCACCGGCATCACACCATAACTGACCGGCGTGGTGGTGCCAGTGAGTGTTTTCGCCAAGGCTCGGGCCGACGCCATCAATGGCAAGACATACAACAACACATGACCTTCAACTTCGGCACAATCACCCAAAGCATAGATGTCCGCTTCGCTGGTTTGCAGCTCACGATTCACCACAATGCCGTGGCTAACCTGCAAACCGGCTTTTACCGCCAGATCCAGACGCGGGCGCAAACCAATGGCGGAAACAACCAGATCGGTTTCAATGGTCTGGCCATTACTCAGGTACGCCACCAGCGCATCATTTTCTTTGCTGATGCGAGTGACCAGTGGACCCAGGTGAAAACGAACACCCAAACCTTCAAGCCCTTGCTGAACAGCATTGGCCGCTTCTTCAGGTAATAAGGACGGCAGAATATGATCACACGGCGCCACCACATCCACATCAAACCCACCACTGACCATATCATTGGCAAATTCAGCACCAATCAGGCCTGCGCCCATAATCAGTACCCGTTTTTTGCCCTCGGCCGCAGCGCGGAACTGCGCATAATCCTGTAAATCATTGATGGAATAGATGTGGTCTTCGGCATCCCCTTCAATACGAGGGCTCAGCGCTTCAGCGCCCCATGCCAATACCAGCTTGCTGTAGGCAATGGGTTCTTCACCGACGAAGACGGTTTTGGATGCCGCATCGATGTTCGTCACCCGGGTGTGAGTGCGAATAACAATATTCAGCTGCTCTGCCATATCTGCGGCGGTCGACATCGCTAATTCATCTGCCGTTTTATTTTTTCCAAAGCCGGTTGATAACATCGGCTTAGAATAATTACGACCATCATCGGCGGTGATCATCAGAATGCTCTGATCCGGATTCAGCTTGCGACATTCCTTAACCAGGTTATATCCCGCCAGGCCTGAACCAATAACAACAATCGGTTGTGTCATGTCAGGGGTACTGCTCATAGTAATTCCTTAAACGCTTCTCAGATTTCGACCATTTCAAAATCATCCTTACCAACACCGCAATCCGGACAGATAAAATCATCGGGGACATCATCCCAG is from Bacterioplanoides sp. SCSIO 12839 and encodes:
- a CDS encoding FAD-dependent oxidoreductase, encoding MSSTPDMTQPIVVIGSGLAGYNLVKECRKLNPDQSILMITADDGRNYSKPMLSTGFGKNKTADELAMSTAADMAEQLNIVIRTHTRVTNIDAASKTVFVGEEPIAYSKLVLAWGAEALSPRIEGDAEDHIYSINDLQDYAQFRAAAEGKKRVLIMGAGLIGAEFANDMVSGGFDVDVVAPCDHILPSLLPEEAANAVQQGLEGLGVRFHLGPLVTRISKENDALVAYLSNGQTIETDLVVSAIGLRPRLDLAVKAGLQVSHGIVVNRELQTSEADIYALGDCAEVEGHVLLYVLPLMASARALAKTLTGTTTPVSYGVMPVTVKTPVVPVAVAPVAANSDGNWSIDAQGSDVQAEFRNSEGKLLGYALTGAKVMNKVALNKELAPLMP
- a CDS encoding DUF1415 domain-containing protein → MSTDAQLLTREWVKQLVIGEGLCPFAHPVFDTLLIDVSHSSDLETVTAEFMHLLQRVAEADPQQLPTALFVTPEVLHDFDEYWNWVGICDNLLYQLGYEGILQLATFHPLYLFEGEDEADMSHFTNRAPYPTLHIIREAEMEAVLASATKPERIPERNRKHMRRLGREGLLKAMPALAKSRVFDDQR
- a CDS encoding HU family DNA-binding protein, whose protein sequence is MRKPELAAAIAEQADLSKEKASEVINAITDQIAKALSEGDSVSLIGFGTFEVRDRKERQGKNPQTGEPITIPAAKVPAFKAGKALKEAVQ